A part of Streptomyces sp. DSM 40750 genomic DNA contains:
- a CDS encoding IPT/TIG domain-containing protein, with product MPISPDQGSTGGGTPVTFTGTGLGGATEVRFGTEPATITANTPTSVAVVSPSGAGVVAATVTTPGGTSNPVPYYYVPPPVVLDVSPASGPTAGGSTVTITGRGLAATASVQFGGSTVTPTVVSDSELTVVTPAGPAGTVSLVVSGRGGTATATFTFVGPPDLTGFSPASGSTTGGTLVDLTGTALSTATGVTFGGDPATSFAVLSDTRIAAVTPAHALGPVAVAVTTTGGSDTAPGTFLYVL from the coding sequence ATGCCCATAAGCCCCGACCAGGGATCCACCGGCGGTGGCACCCCGGTGACCTTCACCGGTACCGGCCTCGGTGGCGCGACAGAGGTCCGCTTCGGGACCGAGCCCGCGACCATCACCGCCAACACGCCCACCTCGGTCGCAGTCGTCTCCCCTTCGGGAGCGGGTGTGGTCGCGGCCACGGTCACCACACCGGGGGGCACCAGCAATCCGGTGCCCTACTACTACGTCCCCCCGCCCGTGGTCCTCGACGTGTCACCGGCGTCCGGACCCACCGCGGGCGGGAGCACGGTCACCATCACCGGGCGCGGTCTCGCCGCCACCGCATCCGTACAGTTCGGCGGATCCACGGTCACCCCCACGGTGGTGTCCGACAGCGAACTCACCGTCGTCACCCCGGCCGGCCCGGCCGGCACCGTGTCCCTGGTCGTCTCGGGCCGCGGCGGGACGGCCACGGCGACCTTCACGTTCGTGGGTCCCCCGGACCTCACCGGCTTCAGCCCGGCTTCGGGCTCGACGACGGGCGGCACCCTCGTCGACCTGACGGGCACCGCGCTGTCGACGGCGACGGGCGTGACCTTCGGAGGTGACCCGGCCACGTCGTTCGCCGTCCTGTCCGACACCCGGATCGCGGCCGTCACCCCCGCCCACGCCCTGGGTCCGGTCGCCGTCGCGGTGACCACCACGGGCGGCAGCGACACGGCGCCCGGCACGTTCCTCTATGTCCTGTGA
- a CDS encoding right-handed parallel beta-helix repeat-containing protein, producing the protein MRRTRISLTALATAAATAAGLGIMATPAQAATVVVSNSTDLSNAIRNATAGTTIQVRGGTYYPTATIQSTANGTSSSRILLQPYGSETVKIDGSNLPDGDWIFKLTADYWTVSGITFQNSPDSAVVCQSCASTVWDNIKTINGGDSGFTLTGDSTTNNTVRNIDSYGHYDPANHGENADGIAVKYGSGSGNLITGARLYNNSDDGLDFWSFSSPVTVEHTWAMGNGKNRWSDSAFAGDGNGYKLGGDGEVVAHVINNSAAWDNAGNGFTENSNKGAIVINRTTAYANAKWGYYFATGAARLGKNLAVSNGSGSVNKGSSVVSAGNNWDSGIATPAFRSTNASTTYNARQSNGALPVTTFLTTGSTTIGATMD; encoded by the coding sequence ATGCGTCGTACGAGGATCTCCCTGACCGCTCTCGCCACCGCTGCCGCGACCGCCGCCGGCCTCGGCATCATGGCGACCCCCGCCCAGGCGGCCACCGTGGTCGTCAGCAACTCCACCGACCTGTCCAACGCCATCAGGAACGCCACCGCCGGCACGACCATCCAGGTGCGCGGCGGCACGTACTACCCGACGGCCACCATCCAGTCCACCGCCAACGGCACCTCCTCCAGCCGGATCCTCCTCCAGCCGTACGGCTCCGAGACCGTGAAGATCGACGGCTCGAACCTCCCCGACGGCGACTGGATCTTCAAGCTGACCGCCGACTACTGGACCGTCTCCGGGATCACCTTCCAGAACTCCCCGGACAGCGCGGTCGTCTGCCAGTCCTGCGCCTCCACGGTCTGGGACAACATCAAGACCATCAACGGCGGCGACTCCGGCTTCACGCTCACCGGCGACAGCACCACCAACAACACCGTCCGGAACATCGACTCCTACGGCCACTACGACCCGGCCAACCACGGGGAGAACGCCGACGGCATCGCCGTGAAGTACGGCTCCGGCTCCGGCAACCTCATCACCGGTGCCCGCCTCTACAACAACTCGGACGACGGTCTGGACTTCTGGTCCTTCTCGTCGCCCGTCACCGTGGAGCACACCTGGGCGATGGGCAACGGCAAGAACCGCTGGTCCGACTCCGCCTTCGCGGGCGACGGCAACGGCTACAAGCTGGGCGGCGACGGCGAGGTGGTCGCCCACGTCATCAACAACTCGGCCGCCTGGGACAACGCCGGTAACGGCTTCACCGAGAACAGCAACAAGGGCGCCATCGTCATCAACCGCACCACCGCCTACGCCAACGCCAAGTGGGGGTACTACTTCGCCACCGGCGCGGCCCGCCTCGGCAAGAACCTGGCCGTGAGCAACGGCTCCGGCTCGGTGAACAAGGGCTCGTCGGTCGTCTCGGCCGGCAACAACTGGGACTCGGGCATCGCGACGCCCGCGTTCCGGTCCACGAACGCCTCGACCACGTACAACGCCCGCCAGTCCAATGGCGCACTGCCCGTGACCACGTTCCTGACCACGGGCAGCACCACCATCGGCGCGACGATGGACTGA
- a CDS encoding dienelactone hydrolase family protein → MAAHDPAAAHGPVGRRAFVVGAGAAALFTGTGTGAEAEAGTGAAAAAAAAAAGAEPSGALEAAALEGALPDFHLLLKDELRFPLAWGTSPIRDFRTWRRVARATVEEHLLVARDDTPYAPEFGEQRAEGDGYTRESVTFSLTRYGRVRGALLTPHGTGPFPAVLLLHDHGARFDIGKEKLVRPWYDDTRLTSAQAWADRYFSGRFVGDELARRGYVVLAVDALGWGDRGPTTYEQQQALASNFYNLGSSLAGLMAREDVRAAAFLAGLDRVDRRRVAALGFSMGALRAWQTAALSDDIAAAASVCWMTGLKEVMVPGNNILRGQSSYYMLHPGLARHLDFPDVASIGAPKPMLFLHGGQDPLFTSEGVRVAHEKLRAVWRSRHAGERLDIRVRPDLGHVFTAPMQDDAFTWLDAVL, encoded by the coding sequence ATGGCCGCCCATGATCCGGCGGCCGCGCATGGTCCCGTGGGGCGCCGCGCCTTCGTCGTGGGCGCGGGGGCGGCGGCGCTGTTCACGGGAACGGGAACGGGAGCGGAAGCGGAAGCGGGAACAGGAGCGGCCGCGGCAGCAGCAGCGGCGGCGGCCGGGGCGGAGCCCTCGGGGGCCCTTGAGGCCGCCGCCCTGGAAGGTGCCCTCCCCGACTTCCACCTCCTCCTCAAGGACGAGCTCCGCTTCCCGCTCGCCTGGGGCACCTCCCCGATCCGGGACTTCCGCACCTGGCGGCGGGTGGCCCGGGCCACGGTCGAGGAGCATCTGCTCGTCGCCCGGGACGACACCCCGTACGCACCCGAGTTCGGCGAGCAACGAGCCGAAGGCGACGGCTACACCCGGGAGTCGGTCACCTTCTCCCTCACCCGGTACGGCCGGGTGCGGGGCGCCCTGCTCACCCCGCACGGCACCGGACCGTTCCCGGCCGTCCTCCTCCTGCACGACCACGGCGCCAGATTCGACATAGGCAAGGAGAAACTGGTCCGGCCCTGGTACGACGACACCCGGCTGACCTCCGCGCAGGCCTGGGCGGACCGGTACTTCAGCGGACGGTTCGTCGGCGACGAACTGGCTCGGCGCGGCTATGTCGTCCTCGCCGTGGACGCGCTCGGCTGGGGCGACCGGGGGCCGACCACCTACGAGCAGCAGCAGGCCCTCGCCAGCAACTTCTACAACCTGGGCTCGTCGCTCGCCGGGCTCATGGCCAGGGAGGACGTGCGCGCGGCGGCCTTCCTGGCCGGCCTCGACCGGGTGGACCGGCGCCGGGTCGCGGCCCTCGGTTTCTCGATGGGCGCGCTCCGTGCCTGGCAGACGGCCGCGCTCAGCGACGACATCGCGGCCGCCGCGAGCGTGTGCTGGATGACCGGGCTCAAGGAGGTCATGGTGCCCGGCAACAACATCCTGCGCGGCCAGTCCTCCTACTACATGCTCCACCCGGGGCTCGCCCGGCACCTCGACTTCCCCGACGTGGCGAGCATCGGCGCCCCCAAGCCGATGCTCTTCCTCCACGGCGGCCAGGACCCCCTCTTCACCAGCGAGGGCGTCCGGGTCGCGCACGAGAAGCTGCGCGCCGTCTGGCGCTCACGCCACGCCGGGGAGCGGTTGGACATCCGCGTCCGGCCGGACCTCGGCCATGTGTTCACCGCACCCATGCAGGACGACGCCTTCACATGGCTGGACGCCGTCCTGTAG
- a CDS encoding pectinesterase family protein, with protein sequence MRRRTLLTGIAGGLVAVGAAPAFAHNRRVLHVRPGGSVQAAVDAVDGSGWTIVVHPGTYREVVNIPEGKGELTLRGASRDPRAAVIVFNRANGTPRPEGGTYGTAGSATFTSAAPGLTVRDLTLANDWLRADHPDFTGTQAVAAYVTGDRSHFENVRFLAHQDTLFADTTALDAFDRQYYRRCYIEGDVDFVFGRARAVFDSCHFHTLQRDVSFIPKGMVFAPATARANPYGFLALHGRITSGAEDAAYKIARPWVPSYETTAWPSLVVRDTWIGPGIDAVAPYTNMREAYPWQTMRFREYANSGPGAVISVPENRPQLTDAEAGEHTRRTYLGDWRPYGRP encoded by the coding sequence ATGCGCCGGCGCACACTGCTCACCGGAATCGCCGGCGGCCTGGTGGCCGTCGGCGCGGCCCCCGCCTTCGCCCACAACCGCCGGGTCCTGCACGTACGGCCCGGCGGGTCCGTCCAGGCGGCCGTCGATGCGGTGGACGGCTCGGGGTGGACGATCGTCGTCCACCCGGGGACCTACCGCGAAGTCGTCAACATCCCCGAAGGCAAGGGGGAGTTGACCCTGCGCGGTGCGTCCCGCGACCCCCGCGCCGCCGTCATCGTCTTCAACCGCGCCAACGGCACCCCCAGGCCCGAGGGCGGCACCTACGGCACCGCCGGCTCCGCCACCTTCACCTCGGCGGCGCCCGGCCTGACCGTACGCGACCTGACCCTCGCCAACGACTGGCTGCGGGCCGACCACCCCGACTTCACGGGGACACAGGCCGTCGCCGCGTACGTCACCGGGGACCGGTCGCACTTCGAGAACGTCCGGTTCCTCGCCCACCAGGACACCCTGTTCGCGGACACCACCGCGCTCGACGCCTTCGACCGGCAGTACTACCGGCGCTGCTACATCGAAGGTGACGTCGACTTCGTGTTCGGGCGGGCCCGGGCCGTCTTCGACTCCTGTCACTTCCACACCCTCCAGCGGGACGTGTCCTTCATCCCCAAGGGCATGGTCTTCGCCCCCGCCACCGCCCGGGCCAACCCCTACGGCTTCCTGGCCCTGCACGGCCGGATCACCTCCGGCGCCGAGGACGCCGCGTACAAGATCGCCCGGCCCTGGGTGCCGTCGTACGAGACGACCGCCTGGCCCTCGCTGGTCGTGCGGGACACCTGGATCGGCCCCGGGATCGACGCGGTCGCCCCGTACACCAACATGCGCGAGGCCTACCCCTGGCAGACCATGCGCTTCCGCGAGTACGCCAACTCCGGTCCGGGGGCGGTGATTTCGGTGCCGGAGAACCGGCCCCAGCTCACGGACGCCGAGGCCGGGGAGCACACGCGGCGGACGTATCTGGGGGACTGGAGGCCCTATGGCCGCCCATGA
- a CDS encoding pectinesterase family protein, whose translation MTERQTGLGRRSFVVASVGAALALGAAPYAHAAHGRSVFGRYGSPSARLGEQTLYVDAGGSGDFTTVQAAVTAASGSGYTLVIAPGVYRETVAVGVARTEMTWIGASGNARDVVVVYDNAAGTPKPGGGTYGTTGSATTLVQGDGFTARDITFANDWLRADHPGISGTQAVAIKVQGDRSAFVRCRFLGHQDTLYADSMALGTFARQYFRDCYVEGDVDFVFGRATAVYERCHFHTLTRTDLASAPYGFVFAPSTAGANPRGYLVLRGRITSEAPDAYYKLARPWVPSSDTTARPMLTVRETRLGAGIDAVAPYTNMSSGFPWQDQRFAEYRNTGPGAAVSVPENRPQLTDGQAESATREAYLGDWTPWEKC comes from the coding sequence ATGACGGAACGTCAAACAGGCCTGGGCAGACGGTCGTTCGTCGTCGCGAGTGTCGGGGCCGCGCTCGCTCTCGGGGCCGCGCCGTACGCCCATGCCGCCCATGGCCGGTCGGTCTTCGGACGGTACGGATCGCCGTCCGCCCGGCTCGGCGAGCAGACCCTGTACGTGGACGCCGGCGGCTCCGGCGACTTCACCACCGTCCAGGCCGCCGTGACCGCCGCGAGCGGGAGCGGATACACGCTGGTCATCGCGCCTGGCGTGTACCGGGAGACGGTCGCCGTCGGTGTCGCCCGTACGGAGATGACCTGGATCGGCGCCTCGGGGAACGCCCGTGATGTCGTGGTCGTGTACGACAACGCGGCCGGTACCCCGAAGCCCGGCGGTGGCACCTACGGCACCACCGGGTCGGCGACCACCCTCGTGCAGGGCGACGGGTTCACCGCGCGGGACATCACCTTCGCCAACGACTGGCTGCGCGCCGACCATCCCGGGATCAGCGGTACGCAGGCGGTCGCCATCAAGGTGCAGGGCGACCGGTCGGCGTTCGTGCGGTGCCGGTTCCTGGGGCATCAGGACACGCTGTACGCCGACTCGATGGCGCTCGGCACCTTCGCCCGGCAGTACTTCCGCGACTGCTATGTCGAGGGTGACGTGGACTTCGTCTTCGGGCGGGCCACGGCCGTGTACGAGCGCTGTCACTTCCACACCCTGACCAGGACCGACCTGGCGTCCGCGCCGTACGGGTTCGTCTTCGCGCCCTCCACCGCGGGCGCCAACCCGCGCGGCTATCTGGTGCTCCGCGGCCGGATCACCAGCGAGGCCCCGGACGCCTACTACAAGCTGGCCCGCCCCTGGGTCCCCAGCTCGGACACCACCGCCCGGCCCATGCTCACCGTGCGCGAGACCCGTCTCGGTGCCGGGATCGACGCGGTCGCCCCGTACACCAACATGTCGTCGGGCTTCCCCTGGCAGGACCAGCGGTTCGCCGAGTACCGGAACACCGGACCGGGCGCCGCCGTCTCCGTCCCGGAGAACCGGCCCCAACTCACGGACGGGCAGGCCGAGTCGGCCACCCGTGAGGCGTACCTCGGTGACTGGACCCCGTGGGAGAAGTGCTGA
- a CDS encoding pectate lyase family protein, translating to MRPRIWHAHATTAVVGCTALVLGITGTGVASAAERDLARQVLGAGDGWGSAEGGTTGGSAADAEHTYTVTTWAEFKAALKDGGNAPKIIKVKGMIDAVSQGCEAFVTGGYDLQQYLKDYDPAVWGNDEVASGPQEDARVASAAKQDSEIKANIPSNTTIVGVGKNSGILGGSIQIKGVSNVIMRNLTIEAPLDCFPKWDPTDDNNTGNWNSEYDTVVVYGTDHVWLDHNTFTDGRYPDSERPVYFGKVFQQHDGLTDIVRGSNYVTVSWNRYENHDKNMLIGNGDGLATTDAGKLKVTMHHNRFDGILQRSPRVRFGQVDVYNNHYVVNEEQKDDYYIFGVGISSQLHASDNAISLPAGASVGKVLKKWNESPLTAENNYVNGRLTDLIAVHNAEIPTETLQSGAGWTPTLRTKVDSPRAVPGIVAGRAGAGKVC from the coding sequence ATGCGTCCTCGTATCTGGCATGCCCATGCCACCACTGCTGTTGTCGGCTGCACCGCTCTCGTGCTCGGGATCACCGGCACCGGAGTGGCCTCTGCCGCCGAGCGTGACCTCGCTCGGCAGGTTCTCGGCGCCGGTGACGGCTGGGGCTCGGCGGAGGGCGGTACCACCGGTGGCTCGGCGGCCGATGCCGAGCACACCTACACCGTCACCACCTGGGCGGAGTTCAAGGCCGCGCTCAAGGACGGCGGCAACGCGCCCAAGATCATCAAGGTCAAGGGCATGATCGACGCCGTCTCCCAGGGCTGCGAGGCCTTCGTCACCGGCGGCTACGACCTCCAGCAGTACCTCAAGGACTACGACCCGGCCGTCTGGGGCAACGACGAGGTCGCCAGCGGTCCGCAGGAGGACGCGCGGGTCGCGTCCGCCGCCAAGCAGGACTCGGAGATCAAGGCCAACATTCCGAGCAACACCACCATCGTCGGCGTCGGCAAGAACTCCGGCATCCTCGGCGGCAGCATCCAGATCAAGGGCGTCTCGAACGTCATCATGCGCAACCTCACCATCGAGGCCCCGCTCGACTGCTTCCCCAAGTGGGACCCGACCGACGACAACAACACCGGAAACTGGAACTCCGAGTACGACACCGTGGTCGTCTACGGCACGGACCACGTGTGGCTCGACCACAACACGTTCACCGACGGGCGCTACCCCGACAGCGAGCGGCCGGTCTACTTCGGCAAGGTCTTCCAGCAGCACGACGGCCTGACGGACATCGTGCGCGGCTCCAACTACGTGACCGTGTCCTGGAACCGCTACGAGAACCACGACAAGAACATGCTGATCGGCAATGGCGACGGCCTCGCCACCACCGACGCCGGCAAGCTCAAGGTCACCATGCACCACAACCGCTTCGACGGGATCCTCCAGCGCTCCCCGCGCGTGCGGTTCGGTCAGGTGGACGTCTACAACAACCACTACGTGGTGAACGAGGAGCAGAAGGACGACTACTACATCTTCGGTGTCGGCATCTCCTCGCAGCTGCACGCCAGCGACAACGCGATCTCGCTCCCGGCCGGCGCCAGTGTCGGCAAGGTCCTGAAGAAGTGGAACGAGTCGCCGCTCACCGCCGAGAACAACTACGTCAACGGCAGGCTGACGGACCTCATCGCCGTCCACAACGCCGAGATCCCCACGGAGACCCTCCAGTCCGGCGCCGGGTGGACGCCGACCCTGCGGACCAAGGTCGACTCACCGCGTGCCGTGCCGGGCATCGTCGCGGGCCGCGCGGGTGCCGGGAAGGTCTGCTGA
- a CDS encoding rhamnogalacturonan acetylesterase, with product MSLTRRQVTSAALAAVPLAVAATGPASAAVSPGSARRERTIHIAGDSTAAQKYAAAAPETGWGMALPFFLRSGLKVSNHAVNGRSSKSFIDEGRLDVILEAIRPGDFLVIQFGHNDSKVADPTRYTEPWTTYQDCLRQYIDGARAHGARPVLATSVERRKFAADGVAQPTHGDYPASMRALAEKEHVALLDVQALSIALWQKLGVEETKKYFNWTETEQDNTHFNPPGAIAVARLVVGELLLRRVLSPRDVRRLDEEIPDSWITWPEA from the coding sequence GTGTCACTCACCCGTAGACAGGTCACCAGCGCGGCGCTCGCCGCTGTTCCGCTCGCCGTCGCCGCCACGGGGCCCGCGTCCGCCGCGGTTTCGCCCGGCAGCGCCCGTCGGGAGCGCACGATCCATATCGCCGGTGATTCCACCGCCGCGCAGAAGTACGCCGCCGCCGCTCCCGAGACGGGGTGGGGCATGGCGCTTCCGTTCTTCCTCCGGTCGGGGCTGAAGGTCTCCAACCACGCCGTGAACGGCCGCAGTTCGAAGAGCTTCATCGACGAGGGGCGCCTCGACGTCATTCTCGAAGCCATTCGGCCCGGGGACTTCCTCGTCATCCAGTTCGGGCACAACGACTCCAAGGTCGCCGACCCGACGCGGTACACCGAGCCGTGGACGACCTACCAGGACTGTCTGCGCCAGTACATCGACGGCGCTCGGGCCCATGGGGCCCGGCCGGTTCTCGCGACGTCCGTCGAGCGCAGGAAGTTCGCCGCGGACGGGGTGGCGCAGCCGACTCACGGTGACTACCCGGCGTCCATGCGAGCGCTCGCCGAGAAGGAGCACGTCGCTCTTCTCGACGTCCAGGCCCTGTCGATCGCCCTCTGGCAGAAGCTCGGGGTCGAGGAGACCAAGAAGTACTTCAACTGGACCGAGACCGAGCAGGACAACACGCACTTCAATCCGCCGGGGGCGATCGCCGTGGCACGGCTCGTCGTGGGTGAGTTGTTGCTCAGGCGCGTGCTTTCGCCGCGGGATGTCCGTCGTCTGGACGAAGAGATCCCCGACTCCTGGATCACCTGGCCCGAGGCGTAG
- a CDS encoding ABC transporter substrate-binding protein yields the protein MKISNRRSRRAAAAIALGSVLALTATACGDDGSGAGGDKGSEGSGKGKVLFWDNNGGVRTDIWKEIIADFEKANPDIDVEYVGIASTEYQSKVDTAIQGGGLPDVGGVGAAMAAGFAAQNTLEPLDDRLSGSSLNGKLNEAMVESLKSAGGGDALYSIPTSANNGVLYYRTDLFKAAGLEEPTDWDKFYTAAEKLTDKDKNKFGYTIRGGAGSIAQALDAMYGQSGITSFWDAGGEKTTVNDPKNVEALEKYVGLYKKVTPAADLNNDFTKMVAQWDSGTIGMLNHNLGSYQDHVKAFGVDKFRGIPQPTGPGGKRVQVSNPVDGLGLFKSSKNKEAAWKFIEFAVSHEENSKFNKSAGQVPANNDAAKDSWISEAEPTKLAAAALTDGSTTIVQLPYYLPDWNTISKTDNEPAFQKVMDGQTSAKEFLDSLADQLNKAQAEWNEQKG from the coding sequence ATGAAGATCAGCAATCGCAGAAGCAGGCGCGCCGCCGCGGCCATCGCCCTGGGATCCGTACTCGCGCTGACCGCCACCGCCTGCGGTGACGACGGCAGTGGCGCGGGCGGCGACAAGGGCTCCGAGGGCAGCGGCAAGGGCAAGGTCCTCTTCTGGGACAACAACGGCGGTGTCCGCACCGACATCTGGAAGGAGATCATCGCCGACTTCGAGAAGGCCAACCCGGACATCGACGTCGAGTACGTCGGGATCGCCTCCACCGAGTACCAGTCCAAGGTCGACACCGCCATCCAGGGCGGCGGCCTCCCGGACGTCGGCGGTGTCGGCGCGGCCATGGCCGCCGGGTTCGCCGCGCAGAACACGCTGGAGCCGCTGGACGACCGGCTCTCGGGGTCCTCTCTCAACGGCAAGCTCAACGAGGCGATGGTCGAGTCGCTGAAGTCCGCCGGCGGCGGCGACGCCCTCTACTCGATCCCCACCTCCGCCAACAACGGCGTCCTCTACTACCGCACCGACCTGTTCAAGGCGGCGGGCCTGGAGGAGCCGACCGACTGGGACAAGTTCTACACGGCCGCCGAGAAGCTCACCGACAAGGACAAGAACAAGTTCGGCTACACCATCCGCGGTGGTGCCGGCTCCATCGCCCAGGCGCTGGACGCGATGTACGGACAGTCGGGCATCACCTCGTTCTGGGACGCCGGCGGTGAGAAGACCACCGTCAACGACCCGAAGAACGTGGAGGCCCTGGAGAAGTACGTCGGCCTCTACAAGAAGGTCACCCCCGCCGCCGACCTCAACAACGACTTCACCAAGATGGTCGCCCAGTGGGACTCCGGCACCATCGGCATGCTCAACCACAACCTGGGGTCGTACCAGGACCACGTGAAGGCGTTCGGCGTCGACAAGTTCCGCGGCATTCCGCAGCCGACGGGGCCCGGCGGCAAGCGGGTCCAGGTCTCCAACCCCGTCGACGGGCTCGGGCTGTTCAAGAGCTCGAAGAACAAGGAAGCGGCCTGGAAGTTCATCGAGTTCGCCGTCTCGCACGAGGAGAACTCCAAGTTCAACAAGTCGGCGGGGCAGGTGCCGGCGAACAACGACGCCGCGAAGGACAGCTGGATCTCCGAGGCCGAGCCGACGAAGCTGGCCGCCGCCGCGTTGACCGACGGGTCGACGACGATCGTGCAGTTGCCGTACTACCTGCCGGACTGGAACACGATCTCGAAGACCGACAACGAGCCGGCCTTCCAGAAGGTGATGGACGGGCAGACGAGTGCGAAGGAATTCCTGGACTCGCTGGCCGATCAGCTGAACAAGGCCCAGGCCGAGTGGAACGAGCAGAAGGGCTAG
- a CDS encoding pectinesterase family protein, translated as MTHLRSKRLPEQPGSRPGLALATVAALVASLGLGAIAPADAAPETAGAVRTVGSPGGWSDTPHGFASLDGGTTGGAGGKVVTVTDQASLARYASAEEPYVIRVAGAIDVAPFGSDIVVTSNKTIVGVGDTGEIVHGELHLNPGTSNVIIRNLTIRDSYVEGDWDGKTTDFDAIQMDTVDHVWIDHNRFEHMGDGLLDIRKDSRYITVSHNQFKNHNKALGIGWTTNVQTEITIDHNWFTGTKQRNPSADNCAYAHLYNNYLSAQVADGDPVWTYGNWSRGKTRMVIENSYYDGVQHPYQADATAELVQRGSILKNVGGRRDEWGTAFDPKDFYDYRLDPAAAVPALVTRFSGPQRRIGTNTVLNVPGDYPTVQAAVDAVPAGNDGTVTIRIAPGTYRAKVLIPATKPNLVLQGTGQDRSDTVIVYDTPAAYGGSNGSATVRILAGDVTARNLTFSNDFDEAAHELNGEQALAVKTTGDRIVFENTAFLGNQDTLMTDSPKLDVVSRVYIRDSYIEGDVDFIYGRATTVIERSLIKALSRGSDTNNGYITAASTWKDNPYGFLITKSKVVSDAPPGTYHLGRPWHPGGEPNAIAQVLFRDTELPAAVKSSPWTDMSGFSWKDARFTEYRTYGPGAGVTADRPQLADADASAYTVAKYLAGTDGWAPHRAPAGNGR; from the coding sequence ATGACGCACCTCCGTAGCAAGCGCTTGCCGGAACAGCCGGGGTCCAGACCGGGCCTCGCCCTGGCCACGGTCGCCGCCCTGGTGGCCTCGCTGGGGCTCGGAGCCATCGCTCCGGCCGACGCGGCACCGGAGACCGCCGGTGCGGTGAGGACCGTGGGATCGCCCGGTGGCTGGAGCGACACACCCCATGGCTTCGCCTCCCTCGACGGGGGCACCACCGGTGGCGCGGGCGGGAAGGTGGTCACGGTCACCGACCAGGCCTCGCTCGCCAGGTACGCGTCCGCCGAGGAGCCGTACGTCATCCGGGTCGCCGGGGCGATCGACGTGGCGCCCTTCGGCTCGGACATCGTCGTGACCTCGAACAAGACCATCGTCGGCGTCGGCGACACCGGTGAGATCGTCCACGGCGAGCTGCATCTCAACCCCGGTACCAGCAACGTCATCATCCGCAATCTGACGATCCGGGACTCCTACGTCGAGGGCGACTGGGACGGCAAGACGACCGACTTCGACGCGATCCAGATGGACACCGTCGACCACGTCTGGATCGACCACAACCGCTTCGAGCACATGGGCGACGGGCTGCTCGACATCCGCAAGGACAGCCGGTACATCACCGTCTCCCACAACCAGTTCAAGAACCACAACAAGGCCCTGGGCATCGGCTGGACGACCAACGTCCAGACCGAGATCACCATCGACCACAACTGGTTCACCGGCACCAAACAGCGCAACCCGTCCGCCGACAACTGCGCCTACGCGCACCTCTACAACAACTACCTGTCGGCACAGGTGGCCGACGGCGACCCCGTGTGGACATACGGAAACTGGTCGCGCGGCAAGACCAGGATGGTCATCGAGAACAGCTACTACGACGGGGTCCAGCATCCCTACCAGGCCGACGCCACCGCCGAGTTGGTGCAGCGCGGGTCGATCCTGAAGAACGTCGGCGGACGGCGGGACGAGTGGGGCACGGCCTTCGACCCGAAGGACTTCTACGACTACCGCCTCGACCCGGCGGCCGCCGTACCCGCGCTGGTCACGCGCTTCTCCGGGCCGCAGCGGCGGATCGGCACGAACACGGTGCTGAACGTCCCCGGTGACTACCCGACCGTGCAGGCCGCCGTCGACGCCGTGCCCGCCGGCAACGACGGCACGGTCACCATCCGCATCGCCCCCGGCACCTACCGCGCGAAGGTCCTCATCCCCGCGACCAAGCCGAACTTGGTGCTGCAGGGGACTGGACAAGATCGCTCGGACACCGTCATCGTCTACGACACGCCCGCCGCGTACGGCGGCTCCAACGGCAGCGCCACCGTGCGGATCCTCGCCGGTGACGTGACCGCCCGCAATCTCACCTTCAGCAACGACTTCGACGAAGCCGCGCACGAGCTGAACGGCGAGCAGGCGCTGGCGGTGAAGACGACCGGCGACCGGATCGTCTTCGAGAACACGGCCTTCCTGGGCAACCAGGACACGTTGATGACCGACAGCCCCAAGCTCGACGTCGTCAGCCGGGTCTACATCCGCGACTCGTACATCGAGGGCGATGTCGACTTCATCTACGGCCGCGCCACCACGGTCATCGAGCGCTCCCTGATCAAGGCGCTCAGCCGGGGCTCGGACACCAACAACGGCTACATCACGGCCGCTTCGACCTGGAAGGACAATCCGTACGGCTTCCTGATCACCAAGTCGAAGGTCGTCAGTGACGCGCCGCCCGGGACCTACCACCTGGGACGGCCCTGGCACCCGGGCGGCGAGCCGAACGCCATCGCCCAGGTGCTGTTCCGGGACACCGAGCTGCCCGCCGCGGTCAAGTCGTCGCCGTGGACGGACATGAGCGGCTTCTCGTGGAAGGACGCCCGGTTCACGGAGTACCGGACGTACGGGCCGGGGGCCGGTGTCACGGCCGACCGGCCGCAGTTGGCGGACGCGGACGCTTCGGCGTACACGGTCGCCAAGTACCTCGCGGGGACGGACGGTTGGGCGCCGCATCGCGCACCCGCCGGCAACGGCCGCTGA